The genomic DNA GCGAATTCTAGGGTGGTGATCCTACGAGCGTATGAACAGCCCATCCTTTGGCTGATCTGACCACGTCAACGCCCCTGCGGAGGTCAGCGCGACCACTCCGGGTCGTCGTACTTCGGCATGGTGTCGACCGTTCCGTCCGCCTTGGTGGGCAGCGGACTCGGGGCGGCCCCGAACGGCTGCTCCGACTTCGGGTCCTTCACCCAGGCGTTCGCACTGATCGTCACGTTGCCCGGCGCGCCGATGCTCACCGTGATCCCGACCCCGTCCTCGGTGCGGGCCCCCGCCTCGAAGGTCGAGGCGCTCTCGGTGATCGTGTACCCCTGCGCCTTCCAGTACTCCCGGACCTTCTCCAGCAGCTTCGCCTGGTTGCCCCGGGCCACCTTGGTCAGCACGTACCGGCGGCGCGTCAGCTGCGCCGAACCGTCCGCCTCCCGGCTCACCCCGTCCTCGTGCGCCCGTGCCTGGAACGCGTCGTCCGCGTACTTCAGCGAGGGCGAGACCGCCTTGGTGGTGCCGTCCAGCAGCCCGTCGATCTCGGTCCGCGCGGTGCCGATCTCCACCAGCGCGTGGTCCGCGGACCCGCCACCGCCCGAGGACGCGCACCCGGCCGCGAGCGAACCGCCCAGCAGCACCGCCGCCACCGCCCCCACTACCCGCAGCTTCACAACCACTCCCACCTCGAACTCCTCGAAGCGGTGGGCCCCGGCCGAGGCCGGGGCCCACCCCAGATCAGTCGGTCACGCGGACCAGAACGGGTCGTCGAACCTCGGCACGGTGTCGATCGTGCCGTCCGGCCGCAGCGGCACCGTGCTGTCCCCGCCGAACGGGTAGCTGGTGCCGACCGCCGGCACCCGGGGCACCCGGGCGATCAGCGTCACGTTGCCCGGGCGGCCGACCCGCAGCTCCACCGTGGCGCCGCCCGGCGCCTCGGCCCGCACGTCCGGCAGCACCGGGTCCGGGTCCATCGAGGTGATCCGCCAGCCGCGGCCCTGCCACTCCCGCTCCACCACGCCCAGCAGCGCGCCGTACCGGGCGGCGGCGAACCGGGTCAGCAGGTAGCGCCGCTTCTCCAGCCGCGCCGTGCCGTCCGGCTCCTTGGTGAACGGGTCGTCGTGCTCGCTGGCCACGTACGGCCCGTCCGCCCACTCCACCGCGGGGGTGATCGCGGCCAGCGTGCCGTCCAGCAGGGCGTCGATCTGCGCCCGGGCGGTGCCCAGGTCGGTCACCGGGGCCTGTCCGTAGTCGTTCATCGGCGGTCCTGTCCGTAGACCCGGTCTCCGTGGCCGGAGACGATGTTGCCCATGTTCCGCAGCGAGTGGCCGTCCCGGCCGTCGCCGCTGTCCCAGTAGTCCGAGTGCGAGGACATGCCCAGCGGGCCGTCGTCGACGTCGAAGCGGTGCGCGCCGAAGTCGTTGCTGGCCGGGTCCTGCCCGAACCACAGCTCGTGCGGGTCGTCCGACTTGCCGATCTGGTCGCCGATGAAACCGCCGACCACCATGCCGGGCAGACCGCCGACCGCGCCGCCGATGGCGGCACCGGTCCCCATGCCCTTCGCCTCGTCGTGGCTCGGCAGGTGGCTGACCGGGTCGTTCTCGGCCGCGCCGACCCACACGTGGCTCGGGTCGACCCCGAGCTGCGAGGCGTGCTGCGCGCCGGTGCCCGGGCTGCCGACCAGGATGATGTCGTCCGCCGGGATGCCGCCGGGCCGCTGCGCGGCCTGGCCCACGGTGAACGAGCCGTACGAGTGGCCCAGCGCGGTGACGTGCGCCGGCTGCCCCTCGTGCGAGGCCCGCAGGCCCTGCAGGAACTCCTGGTAGTTCTTGCCGCCCTGCTGGCCGCGCTCCGGGCCGCTGACCGCCAGGCTCTCCGCGTTGACGCCGTCGGCCTGCGGCGCGTCGTAGCCGAGCCAGGCGATCGAGGCGGTGGACCGGGTGGGGTCCGCGTCGTGCGCCGACTGCCACAGGTCGCGGGCCCGGTTGCCGTCGCCGCCACCGATGTTCTTCACCTCGGTGTTCAGGCCCGGCACGTAGGCCACCACGTCGTCCGCGGTGTCCGGGTTGCCGTAGGAGATCGCGGCGCGGCCCTGGCCCTCGTCGTCGATCGCCATCAGGAAGACCGGCGGCTGCTTGCCCTTGTCGTCGTCCAGCCGCTTGCGGACCGCCTGGAATCCCTCCAGCTGCCGCTTCTGGTTGTCGTCGAGGTCCTTGCGGCCCTCCATGTTCTTGATCATCCGGTCGAGGTGGATCCGGTTGGCCTGGTCCTTGTCGACCGTCGGGATGCCGTTCCGGTTGCCGATCTCGTCCGGGTAGTTGTGGATCAGCCGCTGCCGCTCCGACTCGGGCAGCGCCTTCCACCAGGAGTTCACCTCGGTCGGCGGCGCGTCCGGGCCGGGCATGCCGGCCTTGACCAGGTCCTCCGGACCGCCCCACGGGGTCACGGCGTCCATCACGGCGCTGTTCAGGTCCATCGAGGCGGTCTCGGTCTTGAGGCCGTCGCCGGTCCGCGCGTTGTCGGTGTAGTGGCGCAGCCGCTCCGAGGTGACCTGGTCGGCGTGGTCGGCCTCGGACAGCGCCTGCGAGATCCGGTCCCGCAGGTCGGTGCCGCGCTGCTGGCGGTCGTTGCGGAAGTCCGGGTCGTGGCGCTCGGCCTGGCTGGGCGGCGGCCAGGAGACCCCGCCGTCGTTCGCGACGTCGAAGCCGTTCGCCTTCGCCTCGTCCAGGGCGGCCTTCAGCTTCGCCTGGGCGATCAGGAAGGCCTCCGCGCCCTCGCGCAGGATCGGCGCGATCCGTTCCAGCTCGATCTGGGCGGCCGTCAGCTTCCCGGTGGTCCGGGTCAGCGACTGCTCGGCACTGTCCGCGGCGTCGCCGGTCCAGCCCGAGTTGCGCACCCGGGTGTCCACGCCGTCCTTCCAGATGCCCGCGTGCTGCGCGAACTTGGCCGACAGGTCGGCGTACGCGTCGGCCGCCCGGTACAGGTCGTCCGGCTTGGCGTCACGGAGGGTGGGGACGTCCACGGTCACCTCCCCGCCCCGGCGCCGGACAGGCCGCGCGAGGCCTCCTGCTCGGACTTCCGGTAGTTCGCCGCGGTCCGCTTCAGGTTGTCGCCCTGACGGTCCATCTCCTTGGAGAGCTCGTCGAGCAGCCGCTTCCACTCGTCCGTGCAGGAGTTCAGCTCACTGCCGGTCAGGAAGCCGCGCAGGCCCCCCTCGGCGGTGTCGGACGCGGCCAGGACGCCCGAG from Kitasatospora terrestris includes the following:
- a CDS encoding alpha/beta hydrolase is translated as MDVPTLRDAKPDDLYRAADAYADLSAKFAQHAGIWKDGVDTRVRNSGWTGDAADSAEQSLTRTTGKLTAAQIELERIAPILREGAEAFLIAQAKLKAALDEAKANGFDVANDGGVSWPPPSQAERHDPDFRNDRQQRGTDLRDRISQALSEADHADQVTSERLRHYTDNARTGDGLKTETASMDLNSAVMDAVTPWGGPEDLVKAGMPGPDAPPTEVNSWWKALPESERQRLIHNYPDEIGNRNGIPTVDKDQANRIHLDRMIKNMEGRKDLDDNQKRQLEGFQAVRKRLDDDKGKQPPVFLMAIDDEGQGRAAISYGNPDTADDVVAYVPGLNTEVKNIGGGDGNRARDLWQSAHDADPTRSTASIAWLGYDAPQADGVNAESLAVSGPERGQQGGKNYQEFLQGLRASHEGQPAHVTALGHSYGSFTVGQAAQRPGGIPADDIILVGSPGTGAQHASQLGVDPSHVWVGAAENDPVSHLPSHDEAKGMGTGAAIGGAVGGLPGMVVGGFIGDQIGKSDDPHELWFGQDPASNDFGAHRFDVDDGPLGMSSHSDYWDSGDGRDGHSLRNMGNIVSGHGDRVYGQDRR